The following are encoded together in the Paraburkholderia dioscoreae genome:
- a CDS encoding DEAD/DEAH box helicase → MHVLETHGQIISDYASYIRSFLNIEDPKILAEVESKLSDGRLWPEPLLQFNPAFQMVGSVAEQAAKGAFHPALSDIFKDYSLYKHQLDAIELGSKGKDFIVTSGTGSGKSLTYIGSIFHDLLERPSENGVCAVVVYPMNALINSQFEEFKRYEQNYIKSTGRPFPISFGQYTGQENENTRSAMRDHPPQVLLTNYMMLELLLTRTAERPIRDGIYANLRFLVFDELHTYRGRQGADVAMLIRRIQAQCERRAVCIGTSATMASGGSVSSQKSRIAAVATQLFGRPFEPSQIIGESLARSLAPSGDVPDSKQLAQAIARSLDVDAPLASLKSHPLAVWLENRVALAEVGADLVRGQPRRISEVVDELVRDAGVSRPEAASAVSSLLQWISNVNERLQADGQRYTVLPFKLHQFISQTGSVYTTLDQDEHRFITLEPGVYKVDEKEKKPIYPNVFSRISGHAFICVTRVGDRLEPREFRESSEDDEGASDGYLIVGDDVWDEHDDLAFLPDSWLNRNKTAPDTRKRAQFPVRLGFDETGRCSETEPLRWWGWFMRAPLLFDPTAGVFYDTKTNEGTKLTKLGSEGRSTSTTITTFSILNRLSDAGYAVRDQKLISFTDNRQDAALQAGHFNDFVEVIRLRAGIYQALSRAGESGLTFERLGLAVFDALGLPFVEYANKKEEPELAHVRRSYEEAFQTYLLYRALADLRRSWRIVLPNLEQCALLSIGYADLPEVADNDKYWDKVPVLDALSQEDRAAFIATILDFFRLEYAVHSENYLTQAKIRENEKLFRERLRAPWTLDPNENIRDPFYMRLETLHRGAKVSSKSMGPASGLGKFIKLFIKQQSIDVDLRGDHYRDFIRLLMQKLEGADYLVSQAAKGETNENVPLYRLRIEKLIWRVGDLKTVKADLIKRRSYKGQAPQPNLFFQDLYQRNFARAKRLRAEDHTGQLGVDERRDREDRFRADWYLDQNQKLLDDSRIRSQSISALYCSPTMELGIDIGGLSVVHLRNAPPNPANYAQRAGRAGRGGQGALIFTYCSTYSPHDRHYFQHQQDLVAGAVQPPRLDLANRELLQTHLNALAISEVGLPGLENHAGNRPSVTRFIDEERRELPLLPSMYAGLELGPATRDRLRATFQRAIKDISADLEARAGHWFNDTWIEQTLTGLAAHLDKSIDRWRALYRSARTTLDRATQKIQSGTLGLSSDEYRKYKRSQDQATRQLDLLRNQGGGSSELSEFYPYRYLASEGFLPGYNFTRLPIRVFLPTTDTSGEFISRPRSIALREFGPLNIIYHRGRKYRVSQLVVQDADSVLIEAKVSTKAGYFLTGEQLQLEHCPFSGVSLSDNANKIHLHHLMEMAESRAEEVDRISCEEEERTSRGFAIQTYFSIDGGNTDRVKRAAIKANGEPLLNLIYVPAARLVHVNEKWRAQQADGFPIGLTTGEWRSSMPEDEAQSREEFRRVKLWTSNLADALYIVPIQPLGLESDGVITLQYALKRAIEQVFQVESSEIGVIAIGEPKAPNILLYEAAEGSLGILSRFVEDVSAFQTVVSLARDLCRFDDPKYLGPASYDDLLSYYNQRDHQIIDRHLIKDALSKLAACTLEIQANSGYGSYEEHYQSMLKHLDPSSSTERKFIEHLYSHGLRLPDAAQKRVDGIYVQPDFHYEPRVWIFCDGTPHDDPTVQADDAAKRQAILSKGDEVWVYHYKDDLAAKVAARPDIFRKVR, encoded by the coding sequence ATGCACGTTCTTGAGACACATGGGCAAATCATTTCCGACTATGCGAGCTACATCCGTAGCTTCCTGAACATTGAGGATCCGAAGATCCTCGCTGAAGTCGAATCGAAGCTTTCGGACGGACGATTGTGGCCAGAGCCGCTGCTCCAGTTCAATCCCGCCTTTCAGATGGTCGGCAGTGTTGCAGAGCAAGCGGCAAAGGGTGCATTCCATCCTGCCTTGTCCGACATCTTCAAGGACTACTCTTTGTACAAGCATCAGCTCGATGCCATTGAACTCGGTAGCAAGGGTAAGGACTTCATCGTTACCTCTGGAACTGGATCTGGCAAATCGCTGACCTACATCGGATCGATATTCCACGATCTTCTAGAGCGGCCAAGCGAAAACGGGGTGTGCGCTGTTGTCGTCTACCCGATGAATGCGCTCATCAATTCGCAATTCGAGGAATTCAAGCGTTACGAGCAAAACTATATAAAGAGTACTGGCAGGCCGTTCCCGATTTCGTTTGGTCAATATACCGGCCAGGAAAACGAGAACACGCGCAGCGCGATGCGTGATCACCCGCCACAGGTTCTGCTCACAAACTACATGATGCTGGAGCTGCTGCTGACCCGCACTGCCGAGAGGCCAATCCGGGACGGCATCTACGCCAACCTGCGATTTCTGGTCTTCGATGAACTCCACACCTATCGCGGCCGGCAAGGTGCGGATGTCGCGATGCTCATTCGCCGAATTCAGGCGCAATGTGAACGTCGCGCCGTGTGCATTGGCACCTCGGCAACGATGGCATCAGGCGGCAGCGTCTCGAGCCAGAAGAGTCGCATTGCCGCGGTCGCTACCCAGCTTTTTGGCCGCCCGTTCGAACCTTCACAAATCATCGGTGAGTCGCTTGCACGATCACTTGCCCCAAGTGGAGACGTACCGGACAGCAAGCAGCTTGCTCAAGCCATCGCCCGGTCGCTAGATGTTGACGCACCGCTTGCCTCATTGAAAAGTCACCCGTTGGCCGTCTGGCTAGAGAACAGAGTAGCGCTGGCTGAGGTTGGTGCCGATTTGGTTCGAGGTCAGCCGAGGCGAATTTCGGAAGTTGTCGACGAGCTGGTACGCGACGCGGGCGTGTCACGGCCGGAAGCGGCATCGGCGGTGAGCTCGCTCCTGCAGTGGATCAGCAACGTCAACGAGAGACTGCAAGCCGATGGACAGCGCTACACGGTGCTTCCGTTCAAGTTGCATCAGTTCATTTCTCAGACGGGTTCGGTCTACACAACACTTGATCAGGACGAGCATCGCTTCATCACGTTGGAGCCGGGTGTCTACAAGGTCGACGAGAAGGAAAAGAAGCCGATCTATCCGAACGTCTTTAGCCGTATCAGTGGGCATGCCTTCATCTGTGTCACGCGGGTTGGCGATCGGCTTGAACCAAGGGAGTTCCGAGAATCGTCGGAGGACGACGAGGGGGCAAGTGATGGATACTTGATCGTCGGCGACGACGTCTGGGACGAACACGATGACCTGGCCTTCTTGCCAGACTCCTGGCTGAACCGGAACAAAACTGCACCCGATACGCGCAAACGCGCGCAGTTTCCCGTTCGATTGGGCTTCGATGAAACAGGTCGCTGCTCGGAAACAGAGCCGCTTCGGTGGTGGGGATGGTTCATGAGGGCCCCACTGCTATTCGATCCCACCGCTGGTGTGTTCTACGACACCAAAACGAACGAAGGCACGAAGCTCACCAAGCTGGGCAGCGAGGGGCGCAGCACGTCTACCACGATAACGACGTTCTCGATTCTCAACAGGCTCAGCGATGCTGGGTATGCCGTCCGCGATCAGAAGCTGATCAGTTTCACTGACAACCGGCAGGACGCCGCACTGCAAGCGGGTCACTTCAACGACTTCGTCGAAGTGATTCGTCTGCGAGCTGGTATTTACCAGGCTTTGTCGCGAGCCGGAGAAAGCGGCCTCACCTTCGAGCGTTTGGGGTTAGCGGTCTTCGACGCGCTCGGACTCCCGTTCGTTGAGTACGCCAATAAAAAAGAGGAGCCAGAGCTCGCTCACGTCCGGCGAAGCTATGAGGAGGCCTTTCAGACGTATCTGTTGTACCGCGCATTGGCAGATTTGCGCCGGAGTTGGCGAATCGTGCTCCCGAATCTTGAGCAATGCGCGCTACTCAGCATCGGGTACGCAGACCTTCCCGAGGTTGCCGACAACGACAAGTACTGGGACAAGGTACCCGTGCTGGACGCACTTTCACAGGAGGATCGAGCGGCATTCATAGCGACGATCCTCGACTTCTTCCGCCTCGAATATGCAGTCCACAGTGAAAACTATCTGACGCAAGCCAAGATCCGCGAGAACGAGAAGCTGTTTCGCGAGCGGCTTCGAGCGCCGTGGACACTCGACCCGAACGAAAACATCCGTGACCCGTTCTACATGCGTCTGGAGACGTTGCATCGCGGTGCAAAGGTGTCATCCAAGAGCATGGGCCCCGCCAGCGGCCTAGGTAAATTTATCAAGCTGTTCATCAAACAACAGAGCATTGACGTCGATCTCCGCGGCGATCACTACAGGGACTTCATCCGGCTTCTGATGCAGAAACTGGAAGGTGCGGACTACCTTGTTTCGCAGGCTGCCAAGGGAGAGACGAACGAAAATGTGCCGCTATACCGCTTGCGGATCGAAAAGCTCATCTGGCGGGTCGGCGATTTGAAGACGGTCAAGGCTGATCTCATCAAGCGGCGCAGCTATAAGGGCCAGGCGCCACAGCCGAATCTGTTCTTCCAGGACCTTTATCAGCGTAACTTCGCTCGCGCAAAGCGGCTTCGCGCTGAAGACCATACAGGTCAGCTCGGCGTCGACGAGCGCCGCGACCGGGAAGATCGGTTCCGAGCCGACTGGTATCTGGATCAAAACCAGAAGCTGCTGGACGATTCACGCATTCGGAGCCAATCGATCAGCGCGTTGTACTGCTCGCCAACGATGGAGCTTGGGATCGATATTGGTGGTCTGAGCGTCGTCCACCTTCGTAATGCGCCACCGAACCCTGCCAACTACGCTCAACGTGCCGGGCGCGCTGGCCGCGGAGGGCAGGGGGCGCTGATCTTCACGTACTGTTCGACTTACTCACCGCATGATCGTCACTATTTCCAGCATCAGCAGGATCTGGTGGCTGGCGCTGTTCAGCCGCCGCGGCTTGACCTCGCAAATCGCGAACTGCTTCAGACGCACCTCAATGCCTTGGCAATTTCTGAGGTAGGTCTTCCAGGGCTCGAAAACCATGCTGGCAATCGCCCCTCGGTCACCCGCTTTATCGACGAAGAGCGGCGCGAATTGCCGCTGCTCCCTTCGATGTATGCCGGCCTGGAGCTTGGTCCCGCCACTCGTGATCGCCTGCGTGCGACGTTTCAGCGCGCCATTAAGGACATCTCTGCCGATCTGGAAGCGCGGGCCGGCCATTGGTTTAACGACACTTGGATCGAACAAACACTGACCGGCCTTGCTGCGCATCTGGACAAGTCTATTGACCGTTGGCGGGCGCTTTACCGCTCCGCGCGAACGACGCTGGACAGAGCGACCCAAAAGATCCAGAGCGGCACGCTTGGTCTCAGCAGCGACGAGTACCGAAAGTACAAGCGCAGCCAGGATCAGGCCACTCGCCAGTTGGATCTCCTGCGCAACCAGGGCGGCGGCTCCTCGGAGCTTTCTGAGTTCTACCCGTACCGATACCTGGCTTCCGAGGGTTTTCTGCCGGGCTACAACTTCACGCGCCTGCCGATCCGTGTATTCCTTCCTACTACGGACACGTCCGGTGAATTCATCTCGCGTCCGCGGTCTATTGCACTGAGAGAATTTGGCCCGCTCAACATCATCTATCACCGCGGCCGAAAGTACCGCGTTTCACAACTGGTTGTGCAGGACGCGGACTCGGTGCTCATCGAAGCGAAGGTCAGCACGAAGGCAGGCTATTTCCTGACGGGCGAGCAACTGCAACTCGAACATTGTCCATTCTCGGGCGTGAGCCTGTCAGACAACGCTAACAAAATCCATCTCCATCACCTTATGGAGATGGCCGAGTCGCGCGCCGAGGAGGTGGACCGAATTTCGTGCGAGGAAGAGGAGCGCACCTCCCGTGGTTTCGCAATTCAAACCTACTTTAGCATCGACGGTGGCAACACAGACCGCGTCAAGCGGGCAGCGATCAAGGCTAATGGTGAACCGTTGCTGAACCTCATCTACGTTCCTGCGGCGCGTCTCGTGCATGTCAACGAAAAATGGCGCGCTCAGCAGGCAGATGGGTTTCCGATTGGCCTGACTACAGGCGAGTGGCGCAGCTCAATGCCCGAAGATGAGGCACAAAGTCGGGAAGAGTTTCGACGTGTCAAGCTCTGGACATCTAACCTGGCGGACGCTCTTTACATCGTTCCGATTCAGCCTCTTGGCCTGGAGTCGGATGGTGTGATTACGCTTCAGTACGCGCTCAAACGGGCCATTGAACAGGTCTTTCAAGTCGAGTCAAGCGAGATCGGTGTTATTGCCATCGGCGAACCCAAGGCGCCGAATATCCTGCTCTATGAGGCTGCCGAAGGCAGCCTCGGCATACTTTCACGTTTCGTTGAAGACGTGAGTGCCTTCCAGACCGTAGTTAGCCTCGCTAGAGACCTATGCCGTTTTGACGACCCCAAGTACCTGGGTCCGGCGTCCTATGACGATCTGCTGAGTTATTACAACCAGCGCGATCATCAGATCATCGACCGCCACCTCATTAAGGATGCCCTGTCCAAGCTCGCTGCCTGCACCCTCGAGATTCAGGCCAATTCAGGATACGGCAGCTACGAAGAGCACTATCAGAGCATGCTGAAGCACTTGGATCCGAGCTCGTCGACCGAGCGCAAATTCATCGAGCATTTGTATAGCCATGGCCTGCGCCTGCCCGATGCGGCGCAGAAGCGGGTCGATGGTATCTATGTGCAACCTGACTTCCACTACGAGCCGCGCGTCTGGATTTTTTGCGATGGCACCCCTCACGACGACCCCACTGTTCAGGCCGACGATGCCGCCAAGCGGCAGGCCATCCTGTCCAAAGGGGACGAGGTCTGGGTCTACCACTACAAGGACGACCTTGCCGCCAAAGTGGCGGCTCGGCCCGACATTTTCAGGAAGGTCCGATGA
- a CDS encoding helicase-related protein, translating to MSVSLQPGKLVSLRGRDWVVLPSDEEDLLILRPLGGSDDEITGLYLPLGGDQPSDARFAPPTAEDLGDFSTARVLYDAARLAFRNGAGPFRCLAKLSFRPRSYQMVPLVMALREEPTRLLIADDVGVGKTIESLLIVRELIERRKIRRFAVICLPHLCEQWQAEIRAKLDLEAVIIRSSTQARLDRQIHGDTSVYDYYPYQVISIDFIKSDARRDVFIEQCPELVIVDEAHTCARPAGASASQQQRYHLVSRIARKPNQQLILLTATPHSGKPEEFQSLLGLIRPEFETMDLPSSSQVQRRELAKHFVQRKRGDVEKWLGEDTPFPQRDAFELNYPLARGYAALFNELIDFSRKLIAPVEGKREQRVQYWTALALLRGVMSSPAAGVEMLNTRMSGLAKAAIADDAKGEQEDILNPVGDTEFGHEGDNAPTQVIERADWSEHQRRQLRDFAVRLGELSGNTHDQKLAITERQITDWLREGFCPVVFCRYIATAQYVGEWLAPALRTKYPELDIQVITSELPDDLRRQRIEEMGRSKLRVLIATDCLSEGINLQEQFTAVLHYDLPWNPNRLEQREGRVDRFGQQASIVKACMLYGADNPIDGVVLDVLLRKVKEIKRATGINVPFPEDSQSIIDTITQALLLNPKRAIRTLQNAQGVLFDFNDFEEAATAKAAVTHKLDEAAAREKASRSIFAQHAIKAHEIEADLREVDEAIGDPKAVESFVTSVLNNLLGVQMVPQGKGYRVVTANMPAQLRELLPAGETLFVSFVSPTPEGFHYIGRNHRFVEQLCQAVMANTVNRQDKRAARAAVIRTRTVQTKTTLLLFRCRNVIEQTKSHQQIVAEEMLLWGWRGTPQEQREYLDHAAAKTLIAEAAASSDLSPQARAGFLDNELMLLAQLGDAFEQVAEQQSRRLVDAHERFSSLMEKQRFQVVYPVLPMDLLGVYVLLPEGPQ from the coding sequence ATGAGCGTCTCACTCCAACCCGGAAAGCTGGTGTCGCTGCGCGGGCGCGATTGGGTAGTGCTGCCTTCTGATGAGGAAGACCTGCTCATCCTCAGACCCTTGGGTGGCTCGGATGACGAGATCACCGGCCTCTACCTTCCGCTAGGTGGTGACCAGCCATCTGACGCCCGCTTCGCACCGCCAACCGCCGAAGATCTTGGTGACTTCTCCACCGCCCGGGTTCTGTATGACGCCGCCCGCCTAGCATTTCGAAATGGCGCCGGCCCGTTCAGGTGCCTGGCCAAATTGTCGTTTCGGCCGCGGTCGTACCAGATGGTTCCGCTCGTCATGGCCCTGCGCGAGGAGCCCACCCGACTGTTGATTGCGGACGACGTGGGTGTCGGCAAGACGATCGAATCCCTTCTGATCGTCCGCGAACTGATCGAACGCCGCAAGATCAGGCGCTTTGCGGTGATCTGTCTACCTCACCTTTGCGAGCAGTGGCAGGCCGAGATCCGCGCCAAGCTAGACCTCGAGGCCGTGATCATCCGCTCCAGCACCCAGGCCCGACTCGATCGCCAGATCCACGGTGACACCAGTGTCTATGACTACTATCCCTACCAGGTCATTAGTATCGACTTCATCAAGTCCGATGCGCGGCGCGATGTCTTCATCGAGCAATGTCCGGAGCTGGTCATTGTCGATGAGGCACACACCTGCGCTCGCCCGGCTGGCGCATCGGCCAGCCAGCAGCAGCGCTATCACTTGGTCAGCCGAATTGCGCGCAAGCCGAATCAGCAACTCATCCTGCTCACCGCCACCCCGCACAGCGGCAAGCCGGAGGAATTCCAGTCATTGCTGGGGCTCATCCGGCCCGAATTTGAAACCATGGATCTCCCGTCCAGCAGCCAGGTGCAGCGGCGAGAGTTGGCCAAGCACTTTGTTCAGCGCAAGCGCGGCGACGTCGAAAAGTGGCTGGGCGAGGACACGCCATTCCCGCAGCGTGACGCGTTCGAGCTGAACTATCCGCTGGCGCGTGGATACGCGGCGCTGTTCAATGAGCTCATCGACTTCTCGCGCAAGCTCATCGCCCCTGTCGAGGGCAAGCGCGAGCAGCGAGTGCAGTACTGGACCGCACTCGCACTGCTTCGCGGCGTGATGTCCAGCCCTGCCGCGGGCGTTGAGATGCTCAACACGCGTATGTCGGGTCTCGCCAAGGCCGCGATAGCCGATGACGCCAAGGGGGAACAGGAAGACATCCTGAACCCCGTCGGTGACACCGAGTTTGGCCACGAGGGGGATAACGCACCGACGCAGGTCATCGAGCGGGCGGACTGGTCGGAGCACCAGCGCCGGCAGCTGCGCGACTTTGCCGTGCGCCTTGGCGAGCTTTCGGGCAATACGCACGACCAGAAGCTCGCCATCACCGAACGTCAGATCACCGATTGGTTGCGGGAGGGATTTTGTCCGGTGGTCTTTTGCCGCTACATCGCCACCGCCCAGTACGTGGGAGAATGGCTGGCCCCCGCGTTGCGCACGAAATACCCGGAGCTCGATATCCAGGTCATCACCAGCGAGCTCCCCGACGACCTGCGCAGGCAGCGCATCGAAGAAATGGGGCGCTCAAAACTGCGGGTCCTGATCGCCACAGACTGTCTCAGCGAGGGGATCAATCTGCAGGAGCAGTTCACAGCCGTCCTGCATTATGACTTGCCGTGGAATCCAAATCGACTTGAACAGCGAGAGGGGCGTGTTGATCGTTTTGGCCAACAGGCATCCATCGTCAAGGCGTGCATGCTCTATGGCGCCGACAACCCGATTGATGGCGTCGTGCTGGACGTCCTGCTGCGCAAAGTGAAGGAAATCAAGCGTGCCACCGGTATCAACGTGCCTTTTCCGGAGGACTCGCAAAGCATCATCGACACCATCACCCAGGCGCTGTTGCTTAACCCCAAGCGGGCGATCCGCACCCTGCAAAACGCGCAGGGCGTGCTGTTTGACTTCAACGACTTCGAGGAGGCCGCCACGGCCAAGGCCGCCGTCACCCACAAGCTGGACGAAGCCGCCGCCCGCGAGAAGGCCTCGCGTAGCATCTTCGCCCAGCACGCCATCAAGGCGCACGAGATCGAGGCCGATCTTCGCGAGGTTGACGAAGCGATCGGCGACCCCAAGGCCGTGGAGTCTTTCGTGACGAGCGTACTCAACAACTTGCTGGGCGTACAAATGGTGCCGCAAGGCAAAGGCTACCGGGTCGTTACAGCGAACATGCCGGCGCAATTGCGCGAACTGCTCCCTGCCGGCGAAACCCTGTTCGTCAGCTTCGTATCTCCCACGCCCGAGGGCTTCCATTACATCGGTCGCAACCACCGTTTCGTCGAGCAGCTTTGCCAAGCGGTGATGGCCAACACGGTTAACCGTCAAGACAAGCGCGCAGCGCGAGCTGCCGTGATCCGTACGCGCACTGTACAAACCAAGACCACCTTGCTGCTGTTCCGCTGTCGCAACGTTATCGAGCAGACGAAGAGCCACCAACAGATTGTGGCGGAAGAGATGCTGCTATGGGGCTGGCGTGGCACGCCGCAGGAGCAGCGCGAATACCTGGATCACGCGGCGGCCAAGACGTTGATCGCCGAAGCTGCCGCGTCGTCCGACCTTTCGCCTCAAGCCCGTGCCGGCTTTCTGGACAACGAGCTCATGCTGCTTGCTCAGCTTGGCGACGCGTTCGAGCAAGTAGCCGAGCAACAATCGAGGCGCCTCGTAGACGCGCACGAGCGCTTCAGCTCCCTCATGGAAAAGCAGCGCTTTCAGGTGGTGTACCCAGTGCTGCCGATGGATTTACTCGGCGTATATGTGTTGCTGCCGGAGGGGCCACAATGA